AGTGTTGATGCTGGCCACCATGCATAATGTTACATTTGTAGACATATGAGGAAACATGCAAAAGCAGGTTTGTACTTTCAAGTTATCGTCATGACACATACTACAATTGCGAGAACATGTAGAAGCATAGCCTAATTCAGGAGCATCTGTAGTGCAATGTCCGACGATTTAATTCCAGCCAGTAGCAGGCACTATAGCAAGTATTCTTTACCAAAATCTCAGGGGGAAAAATCTTTCCATTGCCCAACTCCAAGAAGTTCAGAAAACACTCAAAAAGTAAGATAATTAAAAGAGGACGAATAGAAACATACGCCATTGAGAGTGTGGCTGAACCCTTTCCAGCTTTGGCCTCAACAACTTCTGTGCCACCGTCCTGGGTTCGCTTGGTGAGCGCAACAATTTCTTCATCTGACAAATTTGCCTTTGGAGTAGCCTATTTCATAAATTTCGAGATAAAAGGAAAAACTCAGTTAAGTTACAAAGTGGAAGTCACTTATAATAGCTCGAAGAAACATGAGAAAACTTCATCAGAAAAAAGAAACATGAGAAATGAAAAATTACTTGGGACAACAGCGGGAGGATGGTTATGCCAGCATGACCGCCAACCACGGGGACAATGACATCTGGAATAAAGTACCAAAACACAAGTCGGGATGATTATATTATGTGAAAAAATCTAACAAGGTGAAATAGAAGCAATTTCAAAGCATGAAGTATAGTAGGAGACGCACCGGAGACATTGACTTTAGCTTTTCCAGCATAGAAAGTCTTTGCCCTAACCACATCAAGCGTGGTGACTCCAAAGAGCCTCTTTTCATCATAGGTCCCGGCCTTCTTGAACACCTCAGCCGCAATTGGCACAGTGGAGTTCACAGGGTTGCTGATCATATTGACAAGGGCCTTTTATGGATTGAGGAGAGGCAGCAGAGGAAAGAGGAGAATCAGTAGCTGCTACTCCAATGACTTAACTCATATTTTAAGCCAATAACAAGAGGTCGTGCACAAGGATACTTACATTAGGACAATACTTTGCGATAGCTGTGCATAGTGATTTAACAATGCCAGCGTTAATGTTGAACAGATCATCACGGGTCATACCCGGTTTGCGGGGCACACCAGCAGGAATGATGACCACGTCAGATCCTTCCAGAGCCTGCCCTAGCTGGTCTTCTCCTGCAAACCCAGCAACCTGCAAAGTCCAGTAAAAATGTCTAGGGTCAAGGAACCGAAGAGAAGAGGACCATAAGCTGGGAGGACAACCAAACCTAAAgtgaaaaataacaataacagaTAATTAACAAAAGTGATAAAATGCATAGAAATTTTTCAAAAAGGCAAATGAGATCCAAGTCCTCAAAAAATAAGTGTTGAATTGCATGATCATATCATCTATAAGAACATTCAATATGATATCAAAATAGATAGACGGCAGCCTTCCAGCAACAGTGAAGCTCTGAGCTTTTACAGGTGACCAAGGTTCAAATTTTGAAACCGGCATATTCGCCTTCCCTGAGTCGGCCCGGCCAGGAACCTTCTGGCACTGCGGTCCTCAATGTCTATATGTGCTCAACTCTCATCATCATCCATTAACAAGATgttttcataaaaaataaaaataaaaaaaagaactaGACAAAAAGCACAATCTATACGGTATCATCGTAGACAAGAGACCTAGCACCCATCAACAAATTAATTCATGAATAAAAGAACAATAATGTGCATGTGAAGGCGTGTTGCAGACCTAAAGCAAATAATAGGCGTGTCCGAAACAGGTCAATACAATTCAACAACTAATAAGAGTTACTGCTGCATCAGAGCGCTTGAAATTCTAGAGCTTGAGATAGTCCTAGGCCGCACATACACACACAcgcatacaaaaaaaaaaaaaaaaaaattcagcaaGTTAAGTAAGGAGTACTATCAGATCAATATACAATACACAAAACAGAGTCACACTGAATGGCATCAAACCATCTGAAACTCCATATACGTCAATCAATCAATTACATCTCAATCCTAAACAAGTTAGAAATTGACTGACTATATGAATCTTCTACATCCATTCCACTCCACTCAATCTCATTTCGTTCACATATATTCATACCGCCTCCGTTCTTATTTATGTGATGGTGATTGACTAGGGTATGGAattgaagaaataagaaaaaacttttgaaacttgtggtctaaaatTAACCATAGACATTTGTGTAGCTACAACTCATTATTATAGGTAAATTGAGAATTGTAATAGTTAAATTATTACTGTGTCACATAAATTTGGGACAAAGGGAGTATTAAAAATGACAATTACGAAATAGAAACGGGAAAGGATAAAAATAGAAAGTATACCTGAGATCTGGTATTGATGTGGCTAACATCAGCGGCAACACCAGGAGTGCCGGCTATATCGTATAGTGAAAGGCTGGATACTAAAGGGTTAAGCTTCATCAGAAGTGAAAGAGGCTGCCCGATTCCTCCTGCTGCTCCCAAAATTGCGACTTTCCTCTCCGGTGCGGATTCCGATGCGAATTGGCGGCGCGTGAGGCGAGACGCGCCTGAAGTTGAGGTCCTCCGGACGACAGATCTCAACATGGATAAAGTCATTTGGAatagtttatgaattgaaatgGAGAAAGTGTGAGGGGTCACAGCGTCGAGCAGCGAAAGAAGTGAAGCTGACAGTATATTTATATTGGGGATGTGAAAAAGGCAGGaaatgtggggggggggggggaggggggaaaggaaatatattataaaaaagaatgatattttctatttaaatatatttagttttaaaatgtttattttattgttaacaaaattatttattaacatacaaatatatatgatttattttagtacataaaattaatatatttttaaattacgTGCTCATTGAAATGCCACGATATAATTGGAACATATGGAGTATGTACTTAATCTTCAACTTGAAGTTTTAGTGCTCTCTCCGGACCAAAATAAGTTTTGTTGTTGATAGAATTTCTCTTTTTTCACTCATGCTCTCAAAACTTTTAAATTATACTAGTTTTAGGGTACAATTTGTTTCGGTGAgtacaaacttttaaaaatataaatcaaAAATCTAAATAGATGCAGAATTATACCTGCAAATCACAATTCTCTTTTGGTACCAATAAACGAAACAAAACTGCAAAATAGATTGGAATCACGTAAATTTAACTTGCAAGTCCTTATCTTGATCTTAGGTGCGTGAATTCTACTTTAGTATTGCGAAGCAACTGAAAGACCTGTCGATTACATCCACAAGCAAGTAAAATACGTAGATCAATTGGAAAAAACAAATTCATAAGTTGGATAACAAAAATCTATATCAAATACTTAAAAGTATTAATTAATGAATGAATGAGTTGTGCAGAAAcatattttctttatataacttgtTTCTACTTTGTTAGACGATTATTAGGAGTAGGAGATTTGACTTGCGTAACAATCAATCAACTTCCTTGTATAAAACTTAGaagtattaattaattaatgaatATAAGGAAATGATAATAAatctttttataaaataaattaggACTCGTACATAGTTAAAATAGGAAAATGTTTAGTAGCCtatattttagttaattttaaacttttaactattagaaaaataattaaattactattttgctttcaaagggtaaaaaaggtgaaTGCATGTCGCTAATggatttcgtgcttttaatataactagtcttagggtacgcgcgtTACACGTGTAGCCCGTATCAATAAGAACAAACTTTTtgaaaataatatcaataaatactcaaaatatgtggttgaattataaaattaaataacaaaaaatgaaattcCTAAACTAATAAATGTTGGTCATGTTTAGAACTTTTAATTTACTCCAATTGcccatttcatttatcatttAGCTGAGAGTCTACCGGAAACAATCTTTCTGCCCTTTTAAAGGTAGGGTTAAAGTCTGCATACATTCTACCCTTCTCAGACCTCACTTGTAGGACTATACTTAGTATGTTGTTGTTGTCGGTTCCTTGCCTAGTTTGCTCCTATTATTTACTTTCATCAAATAAGCTCCTATCATTCGGCCTTTAGCTCTATTCTTTTATCTTTTAAGTTCTTGTCAAtccaaataaaatttatataaggaTTCACGGTGTTTAAATTCAAACAGAAAATTTCTTGCTGATAGTATTGGTTTCCTGGCTTATTGGGTCAATTACACAACTGAATAATCAGAACGACgcaagttgaaaaaaaaaatcctaaaaaatcaaaagaaattaaCAACAATTAACAAATGTAAATATTGAAAGTCACATGGGCAACCCCACCAGGTAGAATAGTTGTGATATCCCCATCAAGATCTAACTCTAAGAAGATACTATTCATTTCTTCTTTACACTGCTGCTCGCTTTGGAGACTAAACAATGAAAATAATATGTAACAGTCAGCCAAGTAACGATAATAAGAAAGACTAGGGTATAGCTGTTTAAATCATCCAACATAAAATTGTATAAGACCTTAGTGATTAACCCAGCGTGTGGAATCCCTACTTCCGTAATAGAACAATTAATTCCATTTTGGTCATAAACTGGTCGCATTTGACAATGTGTTAATGATTGAAAAACTTATTTTGAGTGGAAGAGATAATGTCAAAATgatgaaataaaattaaaagaagagaCAAAATCTCAAAACAATGAAATGATATTCAATAATGAGAAGAAGAACTGTCAAGAATTATAAATAACAAAATTCTTATCTTGAAAAGACATCTAACTTAGGTAAGATGACTCTCCTAAAATTCTACAAATACTTTTTTATATACACAAATAGCTATTGAGAGAAAGCAAATAAGGTCTTTCAAATTACTTAATATATAAAACATGATGGGGAGTCATTTGTTGAAAGATAGAATACTTAAGAATCCCCTAAACTTGCTACTTTTATTCAGTGTAGACATAAATTTTATGTTGTCTTAGTTACCCCTAGGCTTGACTATTTGTTATATTATTTAATTACCCCTGTGATATTAACATGACAAAGAGTATGGATACATTCACTATTAGGCAcgtgagaaaaagaaaaagacgaaaaataacttttaaataaagtatTTTTCAACTTTTGATTATTACATAGTCATATACAATGGTTTATTTATTACAATTATGTATTTCTTGTTGCTTCATTATTTACAATGCACATTTT
The nucleotide sequence above comes from Nicotiana tabacum cultivar K326 chromosome 12, ASM71507v2, whole genome shotgun sequence. Encoded proteins:
- the LOC107795174 gene encoding malate dehydrogenase, mitochondrial; this encodes MTLSMLRSVVRRTSTSGASRLTRRQFASESAPERKVAILGAAGGIGQPLSLLMKLNPLVSSLSLYDIAGTPGVAADVSHINTRSQVAGFAGEDQLGQALEGSDVVIIPAGVPRKPGMTRDDLFNINAGIVKSLCTAIAKYCPNALVNMISNPVNSTVPIAAEVFKKAGTYDEKRLFGVTTLDVVRAKTFYAGKAKVNVSDVIVPVVGGHAGITILPLLSQATPKANLSDEEIVALTKRTQDGGTEVVEAKAGKGSATLSMAYAGAIFADACLKGLNGVPDVVECSFVQSNVTELPFFASKVRLGKNGVEEVLGLGPLSDYEKKGLEALLPELKSSIEKGIKFANSN